In one window of Henckelia pumila isolate YLH828 chromosome 1, ASM3356847v2, whole genome shotgun sequence DNA:
- the LOC140886956 gene encoding ACT domain-containing protein ACR8-like produces MEWPTYLDEYEKLITRMSTPRVMIDNAGCATATRVMIDSGKKHRILLDAVQILTDLNLSIEKAYVSSDGLWFMDVFHVTDLNGNKLTDESVLSYIEQSLETVHCRRSRSFNGLTALELTGTDRVGLLSEVFAVLSDLNCNVVEAKVWTHNGRIASLIYLKDDHSGSPIEDSQKLETIEAMLRNVLKGDNDIRSASTVVSMAVTHTERRLHQMMFADRDYERKPIIKTSEDSPVVSVQNYLERDYSVVNIQAKDRTRLLFDIVCTLTDMEYVVFHATVDTTGDRASLEFFMRHMDGTPISSEAEKQRVVLCLQAAIERRASQGVRLELCTPDRKGLLADVTRTFRENGLNVTRAEISTTVETAQNVFYVTDALGNIPDSKIIESVRQKIGLSNLKVKELPFIHHQKGKKEEGGTMGTGGAMLFSIGSLVRRNLYNLGLIRSYS; encoded by the exons ATGGAGTGGCCAACGTATTTGGATGAATACGAGAAGCTTATCACTAGAATGTCTACCCCAAG GGTCATGATCGACAATGCCGGTTGCGCAACCGCCACCCGAGTTATG ATTGATAGTGGGAAAAAGCATAGGATTCTGTTGGATGCCGTTCAAATTCTCACAGATTTAAATCTGTCAATTGAGAAGGCTTATGTTTCTTCGGATGGCCTATGGTTTATGGACG TTTTTCATGTGACTGATTTGAACGGAAACAAATTAACGGACGAAAGCGTGTTGAGTTATATTGAACAG TCTCTGGAGACAGTTCATTGCCGAAGATCAAGAAGTTTCAATGGTTTGACGGCATTAGAATTAACTGGTACAGATCGAGTCGGTCTGTTATCTGAGGTTTTTGCAGTTCTATCTGATTTGAACTGCAATGTGGTGGAAGCTAAGGTCTGGACTCATAATGGTCGAATTGCTTCCTTAATTTACCTAAAGGATGATCATTCGGGATCACCGATCGAGGACTCACAAAAACTAGAAACTATCGAGGCCATGTTGAGGAATGTTCTTAAAGGTGATAATGATATCCGAAGTGCGAGTACCGTGGTTTCGATGGCTGTCACCCATACCGAGAGGAGGCTTCATCAAATGATGTTTGCTGACCGTGATTACGAAAGGAAACCAATCATCAAGACTAGTGAAGATTCCCCTGTTGTCTCCGTTCAGAATTATTTGGAGAGGGATTATTCGGTTGTAAATATTCAGGCCAAGGATCGGACAAGGCTTCTGTTTGATATCGTCTGCACTCTGACAGACATGGAGTATGTCGTATTTCATGCCACAGTTGACACAACCGGAGATAGAGCATCCCTG gAATTCTTCATGCGACACATGGACGGAACCCCAATCAGTTCAGAAGCTGAAAAACAACGCGTTGTTCTTTGCTTACAAGCTGCAATCGAAAGGAGGGCATCTCAG GGTGTGAGGCTTGAGTTGTGTACACCTGATAGAAAAGGACTACTAGCTGATGTAACTCGAACATTCCGTGAAAATGGGCTAAACGTGACAAGGGCCGAGATATCAACTACAGTCGAAACGGCGCAGAATGTTTTTTACGTGACAGATGCCCTCGGAAACATTCCAGATTCCAAGATCATCGAATCTGTTCGGCAGAAGATAGGCTTGAGTAATCTGAAAGTAAAGGAACTTCCCTTTATACATCACCAAAAAGGCAAAAAAGAAGAGGGCGGCACGATGGGTACAGGAGGAGCCATGTTGTTCTCAATCGGAAGCCTCGTGAGGAGGAATCTATACAACTTGGGATTGATCAGATCTTATTCTTGA